Below is a genomic region from uncultured Desulfovibrio sp..
CAGGTTCGATAGCGCCTTCAAGCAGAACGAGCTGCTTGTGCTTGAGGATTTCAAGCACGCTAAGGCGATCGACAGTGGTCAGGGTGAGGCCCGGAATATTGCGAGCGGAACGAACCAGCGCGCTGTCTTCTACGGGCGCCACGATGAGAGCCTTGGAAAGGCCCAGCGTGTCGGCAACCTTGGCGAAATGCTTGGTTTTGGCTTCGGGCAGTTCAATACCCTTGACCACCATCAGGGTTGCAGCAGCCAGGCGGCTCGACAGGGCCATCTTCATGGCCAGGGCGCGCACCTTGCTGTTAACCTTGAAGCTGTAATCGCGGGGGCTGGGTCCGAAGATAACGGCACCACCGCGCCAAATGGGCGAACGGTTGGAGCCGGAACGTGCACGGCCCGTACCCTTCTGTTTCCAGGGCTTAGCGCCGCCGCCGGAAACCAGCGCACGGGTCTTTACCATATGCGTGCCGGCACGTTTAGCCGCCATTTGGGCGCGCGCCACGAGGTTGAGGATTTCGGGCC
It encodes:
- the rplD gene encoding 50S ribosomal protein L4; translation: MATVKVYDQNKQESGEITLASDVFEIEVRPEILNLVARAQMAAKRAGTHMVKTRALVSGGGAKPWKQKGTGRARSGSNRSPIWRGGAVIFGPSPRDYSFKVNSKVRALAMKMALSSRLAAATLMVVKGIELPEAKTKHFAKVADTLGLSKALIVAPVEDSALVRSARNIPGLTLTTVDRLSVLEILKHKQLVLLEGAIEPVQARFAKKGA